The Virgibacillus phasianinus genome includes a window with the following:
- a CDS encoding fumarylacetoacetate hydrolase family protein: MKHARVACFGGIHEAEVIEDQLKLADGRIIGQSDVVWLTPIEASTIFVLGLNYADHANEISFKAPEEPLVFLKGPNTVVGHDGQTRRPSGATHMHYECELAVVIGRTARHVKKDDAYSYVKGYTIANDYVIRDYLENYYRPNLRAKNRDTLTPIGPWYVDRDDIDNPMNLGLRTYVNGELKQEGTTKDMVFDIPYLIEYLSSFMTLSENDIILTGTPKGTVHIYEGDVVETEIEGIGSLKSTIVGDKNFGR, encoded by the coding sequence GTGAAGCATGCACGTGTTGCTTGTTTTGGAGGAATCCATGAGGCAGAAGTGATTGAGGATCAATTGAAGCTTGCTGATGGACGAATAATTGGACAATCTGATGTAGTATGGTTGACACCAATCGAAGCGAGTACGATTTTTGTACTTGGACTGAACTATGCAGACCATGCAAACGAAATTAGTTTTAAGGCACCGGAAGAACCACTTGTATTTTTAAAAGGACCAAATACGGTTGTTGGTCATGACGGCCAAACAAGACGTCCCAGTGGTGCCACACATATGCATTATGAATGTGAGCTTGCTGTTGTAATTGGCAGAACAGCACGTCATGTAAAAAAAGACGATGCGTATTCTTATGTGAAAGGGTATACCATTGCCAACGACTATGTGATACGTGATTATTTGGAAAACTATTATCGCCCTAATTTACGCGCGAAAAACAGGGATACTTTGACACCAATTGGTCCCTGGTATGTGGATCGTGATGATATTGACAACCCGATGAACTTGGGACTCCGCACATATGTGAATGGCGAACTGAAGCAGGAAGGAACAACGAAAGACATGGTGTTCGATATTCCGTATTTAATTGAATATCTGAGCAGCTTCATGACGCTAAGTGAAAATGACATAATTCTAACAGGAACACCGAAAGGAACAGTCCATATCTATGAGGGTGATGTAGTAGAAACTGAGATAGAAGGTATTGGGTCGTTGAAAAGCACCATAGTTGGGGACAAGAATTTCGGACGGTAA
- the nhaC gene encoding Na+/H+ antiporter NhaC: protein MYRIKAVQKPSLIEALAVTIAVLIVISFGIIYFEAAPHIPLVLALLLLVVYGLMKRITYQTLEEGITEGAKAGMGAVFLFFFIGILIASWMIGGTIPSLIYGGFELVTPHFFLAIVFVVTAVVGLCVGSSLTTVATAGLAFIGIATAADVSLAVTAGAIVSGAFFGDKMSPLSDTTNMASSILKVDLFEHIRNMSWTTVPAFMITLIIFAIISPEITSASFADMEKFQQGLLDTGLVTWYNGLIPVVVLLIFSIMKIPALLTLASGAASAVVMAYINGFIPLKDLLGVLFGGYVSETGVEEIDALLTRGGLISMMFTIGIVLLALSLGGLLFKLGIVPRLLESIESMLKKAGSVIAAAAFTAIGINVLIGEQYLSILLTGEAYQSRFARVGLANKNLSRVAEDAGTVVNPLVPWSVCGAFITSTLGVSTLAYFPFAFFCLLSPILTILFGFTGKTLTYIDKSSSQA from the coding sequence ATGTATCGAATCAAAGCTGTCCAAAAGCCGTCATTAATCGAAGCATTAGCGGTGACTATCGCTGTATTAATTGTGATTAGTTTTGGAATTATTTATTTTGAAGCAGCACCACATATACCACTGGTGCTGGCATTATTATTACTAGTGGTTTATGGACTTATGAAAAGAATCACCTACCAAACATTGGAGGAAGGGATAACTGAAGGAGCAAAAGCAGGAATGGGGGCAGTATTCCTCTTTTTCTTTATTGGCATATTAATTGCTTCCTGGATGATTGGCGGAACGATACCTTCACTGATTTACGGTGGATTTGAGCTTGTTACTCCGCATTTTTTCTTGGCAATCGTTTTTGTCGTAACTGCGGTTGTCGGACTTTGTGTAGGAAGCTCCTTGACCACAGTTGCAACGGCTGGCCTTGCTTTTATCGGTATTGCTACGGCGGCTGATGTCTCATTAGCTGTGACAGCGGGAGCGATTGTATCTGGTGCCTTTTTTGGCGATAAAATGTCGCCGTTGTCCGATACAACCAATATGGCCTCATCTATTTTAAAAGTCGATTTGTTTGAGCATATTCGCAATATGTCGTGGACGACCGTACCAGCATTTATGATTACTCTAATCATTTTTGCAATTATTTCACCAGAAATTACGTCTGCCAGTTTTGCTGATATGGAGAAATTCCAACAGGGACTGCTCGATACGGGCCTAGTTACCTGGTATAACGGGTTAATTCCGGTCGTTGTCTTATTGATCTTTTCCATTATGAAAATACCGGCGTTATTAACATTGGCCAGCGGTGCTGCCAGTGCAGTTGTAATGGCATACATAAATGGATTTATTCCATTGAAGGATTTGCTTGGTGTACTTTTCGGTGGTTATGTTTCCGAAACAGGTGTTGAGGAAATTGATGCGTTGTTAACACGAGGCGGCCTAATTAGTATGATGTTTACCATTGGCATTGTGCTACTGGCATTAAGCCTAGGCGGCTTGTTATTTAAGCTTGGTATTGTTCCAAGGCTGCTTGAGTCAATTGAAAGCATGCTGAAAAAGGCAGGATCTGTTATTGCTGCCGCAGCGTTTACCGCTATTGGAATTAACGTCCTGATTGGTGAGCAATATTTATCCATTCTATTGACTGGTGAAGCATATCAATCACGGTTTGCGAGGGTTGGATTGGCAAATAAAAATCTATCGCGGGTGGCAGAAGATGCCGGAACAGTCGTAAACCCGCTTGTTCCATGGAGCGTTTGCGGGGCGTTTATCACTTCAACATTAGGTGTATCGACGCTGGCCTACTTTCCATTTGCTTTCTTTTGCTTACTGTCGCCAATTTTGACGATTCTATTTGGATTTACCGGTAAGACATTGACCTATATTGACAAAAGTTCATCGCAAGCATAA
- a CDS encoding arylamine N-acetyltransferase family protein, whose product MMKVEQYLKRISTNNNDISLKTLNHLQLQHMLHVPFENLDVIHQIPIALDVETYYRKIVINHRGGFCYELNGLFNWLLQRLGFNSRIVSATVQRPDGSWAFEGSHACLIVELDQPYLVDVGFGDSARFPLPLTGEARKDISGTYRLMKVQDGIYDLQRQNKNEWDTLYRLDTKGKKLAEFEDACQFNQTSPESHFTQKKIVSIATSNGRVTLSGNSLILTHNGERQKTKVEAGEEPTVLKKYFDIKL is encoded by the coding sequence ATGATGAAAGTCGAACAATATTTAAAACGAATCAGCACGAATAATAATGATATAAGCCTGAAAACACTAAATCATCTGCAATTACAACATATGCTCCACGTTCCATTTGAAAACTTGGACGTGATTCATCAAATTCCAATTGCACTGGATGTTGAAACCTATTACAGGAAAATCGTTATAAACCATCGGGGTGGTTTTTGCTACGAATTAAACGGTCTATTTAACTGGCTATTGCAAAGACTTGGCTTCAATAGTCGTATTGTATCGGCGACTGTTCAACGTCCCGATGGCTCCTGGGCATTTGAAGGAAGCCATGCATGTCTAATTGTTGAGCTTGATCAGCCGTACCTAGTGGATGTCGGATTTGGTGATTCAGCAAGATTCCCCCTTCCCCTGACAGGTGAAGCACGGAAAGATATTAGTGGAACATACCGTCTGATGAAGGTTCAAGACGGTATCTATGATTTACAAAGGCAGAACAAAAACGAATGGGATACGTTATACCGTCTCGACACAAAGGGGAAAAAGCTAGCCGAGTTCGAAGATGCTTGCCAGTTTAATCAAACTTCACCAGAGTCTCATTTTACGCAAAAGAAAATCGTATCAATCGCCACTTCAAACGGACGTGTTACACTTTCAGGAAATTCCCTAATCCTTACCCATAATGGGGAAAGGCAAAAGACGAAGGTTGAGGCTGGAGAGGAACCAACCGTTTTGAAAAAGTATTTTGATATTAAGTTATAA
- a CDS encoding 5-carboxymethyl-2-hydroxymuconate Delta-isomerase, producing MPHITVEYTDNIQSEANIGGFLKKINQSLISEGDTFSPGAIRSRAVKLTEYFVADGTGEDDAFVHVTMKIAPGRSKEVKKAACDHLFEMMQEHFNSLFEDRYLALSLELFEFGEDGTYKQNNIHNRYK from the coding sequence ATGCCACACATAACAGTTGAATACACAGATAATATTCAAAGCGAAGCAAATATTGGCGGGTTTTTGAAAAAAATTAATCAATCATTGATTTCAGAAGGTGACACATTTTCACCTGGTGCAATCAGGTCGCGTGCCGTTAAGCTGACCGAGTATTTTGTTGCGGATGGAACCGGTGAAGATGATGCATTTGTCCATGTAACCATGAAAATTGCACCAGGCCGGTCCAAAGAGGTAAAAAAAGCTGCTTGTGATCATTTATTTGAAATGATGCAGGAGCACTTTAACAGCCTGTTTGAGGATCGCTATTTAGCGCTTTCGCTAGAACTGTTTGAGTTCGGTGAAGATGGCACGTATAAACAAAATAATATTCATAATCGCTATAAATAA
- a CDS encoding MFS transporter, with protein MKNVWHKRLQLLTGWITLFIIGTDLFVVSPLLPSIAEQYQITPSKAGWMVTAFSLMYALGAPWFGAFSDKWGRRKMITYGLIGFMIANVITGLAPTFSVLLGSRILAGLAASMVTSSVFAVTGDSAPSGKGGRWLAIVTSGFLTALWTGAPIGTVSAQIFGWQYIFYTLAIAAIALAILNVRVWPSQKSDLQKKPAVPKMGELGRILLDVAVTMFWAGAVYGLYTFLGTGLKSVNDFSSDLVAASLIVYGIGAIAGSLSGGRLADLWNIQAVSLFSLIALAVALALIGVLFSTWLWIWPLLAVWSFAGYVSFSSYQARLAQKYPDRLGTAMAWNQTAMYAGITLGSVFGGWIIKIWSFQALPLLCGAFALLGALWYLVRMKWADN; from the coding sequence ATGAAAAATGTTTGGCATAAGCGGCTTCAGCTACTGACTGGTTGGATTACATTATTTATCATTGGTACAGACTTATTTGTAGTCTCCCCACTACTGCCATCTATAGCCGAACAATATCAGATCACCCCATCCAAAGCAGGTTGGATGGTTACGGCTTTTTCCCTTATGTATGCCTTAGGCGCGCCATGGTTTGGTGCATTCTCAGATAAATGGGGGCGTAGAAAGATGATTACGTATGGCCTCATTGGCTTTATGATTGCAAATGTAATCACTGGATTAGCGCCAACATTTTCTGTACTTTTAGGAAGTCGCATTTTAGCCGGACTGGCCGCCTCAATGGTGACCTCATCCGTCTTTGCCGTCACGGGGGATTCGGCGCCAAGTGGCAAAGGTGGAAGATGGCTGGCCATTGTAACTTCCGGATTCCTTACCGCATTATGGACTGGAGCTCCAATCGGGACAGTATCCGCCCAGATTTTCGGATGGCAATATATTTTTTATACATTAGCAATTGCAGCAATTGCACTTGCTATTTTAAATGTCCGTGTTTGGCCGAGTCAGAAGTCAGATTTGCAAAAAAAGCCAGCAGTTCCAAAAATGGGAGAGCTTGGCAGGATTCTTTTGGATGTAGCTGTCACCATGTTCTGGGCTGGAGCAGTTTATGGTTTATATACTTTTCTTGGGACAGGATTAAAATCAGTCAACGACTTTTCCTCGGACCTTGTTGCGGCATCATTGATTGTATACGGAATCGGAGCCATTGCTGGTAGTTTATCCGGAGGCCGGCTGGCGGATTTATGGAATATCCAAGCTGTTTCACTTTTTAGCTTGATTGCGCTTGCTGTAGCCTTGGCATTAATTGGCGTGTTATTTTCCACTTGGCTATGGATCTGGCCATTGCTTGCAGTCTGGTCATTTGCAGGATATGTTTCATTTTCATCGTATCAGGCCAGGCTGGCGCAAAAATATCCAGACAGACTTGGTACAGCAATGGCTTGGAACCAAACAGCGATGTACGCAGGTATTACATTGGGCTCCGTTTTCGGTGGCTGGATTATCAAGATATGGTCATTTCAAGCTTTACCGCTCCTTTGTGGCGCTTTCGCATTACTAGGGGCACTGTGGTATCTCGTTCGCATGAAATGGGCGGATAACTAA
- a CDS encoding SDR family oxidoreductase: MELGLKGKSVIVTAASKGLGRAIATEFAREGAHVLLASRSEETLQTAVTEIKNETSNKNVDYIVCDMKDKEAIQAMVEKASKRNGTVDVLINNAGGPPAGKFLDMTDEDWYHAFELNLLSFIRTTRAVVPFMQKQNQGHIVNIASSSIKQNLDNLVLSNTMRPGIAGLAKSLSQELGEDNILVNTVGPGTIETDRIRALNHHRAVQTGSSVAEVKQKAERQVPMKRYGRPDEFARAIVFLASGANTYISGQSLIVDGGLVKAL; this comes from the coding sequence ATGGAATTAGGTTTAAAAGGAAAGTCCGTTATCGTAACAGCTGCAAGTAAAGGTCTAGGTCGAGCCATAGCCACCGAATTTGCCAGAGAAGGGGCTCATGTTTTATTAGCAAGTCGAAGCGAAGAAACACTTCAAACTGCTGTAACAGAGATTAAAAACGAAACATCAAACAAAAATGTGGATTATATTGTATGTGACATGAAGGACAAAGAAGCTATTCAGGCAATGGTGGAGAAAGCTTCAAAGAGGAATGGAACGGTTGATGTATTGATTAATAATGCCGGTGGGCCGCCGGCGGGAAAATTTTTGGATATGACAGATGAGGATTGGTACCATGCATTTGAATTGAATTTACTAAGTTTTATTCGCACAACGCGTGCAGTAGTTCCATTCATGCAAAAACAAAACCAGGGTCACATTGTGAACATCGCTTCATCATCCATAAAGCAAAATCTGGATAATTTGGTGCTTTCAAATACCATGCGCCCGGGAATCGCAGGTCTTGCAAAGAGTTTATCACAAGAATTGGGTGAAGATAATATACTAGTCAATACGGTTGGTCCTGGAACAATTGAAACAGACCGGATTCGTGCATTGAACCATCACCGGGCGGTTCAAACAGGCAGTTCTGTTGCTGAAGTCAAACAGAAGGCGGAACGGCAGGTCCCGATGAAACGCTATGGTCGGCCAGATGAGTTTGCCAGGGCAATTGTATTTCTTGCTTCTGGTGCGAATACGTATATTTCAGGTCAATCGCTTATTGTTGATGGTGGTTTAGTTAAAGCACTTTAA
- the ytaF gene encoding sporulation membrane protein YtaF, producing MMFFYMGLFLLVIAVSLDGFGVGMTYGMRRIRVPFAALLIIMLCSGVIVLISMTVGTYITLFISASIAEALGGAILIAIGLFCLINIVRTRFYDEAFIQDQHEILRSSKIGKYKSVLAKPQHADLDHSGSISVSEALLLGSALAFDAFGAGIGAAMLGYSPIVTASLIAVMSGVFVYSGIQSGIFLSANKSMQKLTFLPPLFLIALGIFNIF from the coding sequence ATGATGTTTTTTTATATGGGATTATTTCTCTTGGTTATCGCGGTCAGTTTAGATGGATTTGGTGTGGGGATGACGTATGGCATGCGCAGGATTCGAGTACCTTTCGCGGCATTACTTATCATCATGCTTTGTTCGGGAGTTATCGTTTTAATTTCCATGACCGTTGGAACGTACATTACCTTATTTATCTCAGCATCCATTGCGGAGGCACTTGGGGGGGCGATATTAATTGCCATTGGTCTCTTCTGTCTCATCAATATCGTTCGTACAAGATTTTATGATGAAGCATTTATCCAAGACCAACATGAAATTCTTCGTTCCAGCAAAATAGGGAAGTATAAAAGTGTTCTTGCAAAACCGCAGCACGCTGACTTAGATCATTCTGGATCAATATCTGTCAGCGAAGCATTGTTATTAGGTTCAGCTCTTGCGTTCGACGCGTTTGGCGCAGGTATTGGCGCCGCAATGCTCGGATATTCACCAATTGTCACGGCGTCCCTAATTGCTGTAATGAGTGGGGTATTTGTTTATAGTGGTATTCAGTCGGGAATTTTTTTATCTGCTAATAAATCCATGCAAAAACTAACATTTCTACCACCATTGTTTTTAATTGCACTCGGCATCTTTAATATCTTTTAA
- a CDS encoding fumarylacetoacetate hydrolase family protein, with product MHRAKVKFAGSDQFDEISTDYSDDITWNGRTFNHRDVSFQSPVTGTIYGTLLNFKGQLELMKDSLHDKPYNAPPEKPIMYIKPGNTVNSHNNAVAIPKDENTVQVGAALGVVFGKTATNVAKDHVMDYIAGYTIVNDVSIPHESFYRPDIKNKVRDGFCPVGPWVIDRDAVNDPDHIIIRVYVNGELVQENNTKNLVRSVAQLISEVTDFMTLYKGDTLLVGVPEHAPLVKKGDSVRIELSEVGFLENTFVDEADLVPGGGQR from the coding sequence GTGCATCGGGCAAAAGTGAAATTTGCTGGATCTGATCAATTTGACGAAATAAGTACCGATTATTCGGATGATATTACATGGAATGGCAGAACCTTTAATCATCGTGACGTTTCCTTTCAATCACCAGTAACAGGAACAATCTATGGCACGCTGTTAAACTTTAAGGGGCAGCTTGAGTTGATGAAAGACTCCCTGCATGACAAACCATATAATGCTCCACCCGAAAAACCAATTATGTATATTAAACCTGGGAATACGGTAAATAGCCATAATAATGCAGTTGCCATTCCTAAGGATGAAAACACTGTTCAAGTTGGGGCAGCACTTGGAGTTGTTTTTGGGAAAACAGCGACGAATGTAGCTAAGGACCATGTAATGGATTATATTGCAGGCTATACCATTGTAAACGATGTTAGCATTCCACATGAAAGCTTTTATCGGCCGGATATTAAAAATAAAGTACGCGACGGATTTTGTCCGGTAGGGCCATGGGTTATTGACCGTGACGCGGTAAACGACCCGGATCATATAATCATTCGTGTTTACGTAAACGGGGAACTTGTCCAGGAAAATAACACGAAAAATCTGGTTCGTTCCGTCGCGCAATTAATATCGGAAGTTACTGATTTCATGACTTTATACAAAGGGGATACGCTCCTTGTCGGAGTGCCGGAACATGCGCCACTCGTGAAAAAAGGTGATTCCGTTCGTATTGAATTGTCAGAAGTAGGTTTTTTGGAAAATACATTTGTTGACGAAGCGGATCTTGTTCCGGGAGGTGGACAGCGGTGA
- a CDS encoding ZIP family metal transporter, translated as MMDYLESLDPVVITIIATLFTWGMTAFGASLVFTQKNMNQKFLDSMLGFAGGVMIAASFWSLLSPAISMAEDGPLPGWIPAAIGFMLGGLFLWGVDKILPHLHPGLSMDSAEGINPNKKKRSTLLVLAITLHNIPEGLAVGVAFGAVAAGLNSTTIASAVALAIGIGIQNFPEGVAVAMPLRGNGMSRRKSFMYGQASGLVEPISAVIGVLAVTFIEPMLPYALSFAAGAMIFVVVEEVVPSSQENGYKDLASLTLMVGFTVMMILDVALG; from the coding sequence ATGATGGATTATTTGGAAAGCTTGGACCCTGTGGTTATCACAATCATAGCAACATTATTTACCTGGGGGATGACCGCATTTGGTGCCTCGCTCGTGTTTACGCAAAAAAATATGAATCAAAAGTTTTTGGATAGTATGCTTGGTTTTGCAGGAGGGGTTATGATTGCGGCCAGTTTCTGGTCATTGCTTTCACCAGCAATAAGTATGGCCGAAGATGGTCCATTACCCGGTTGGATCCCAGCAGCTATCGGCTTTATGCTTGGTGGATTGTTTTTATGGGGTGTAGACAAAATTCTTCCACATTTACACCCGGGGCTATCAATGGACAGTGCGGAGGGTATTAACCCAAATAAGAAAAAACGTAGTACCTTACTAGTGCTAGCGATCACGTTGCATAATATCCCGGAAGGTCTTGCTGTTGGGGTAGCATTCGGTGCGGTTGCAGCGGGATTAAATTCTACGACGATAGCCAGTGCTGTAGCTCTTGCAATCGGAATTGGTATTCAAAACTTCCCTGAAGGTGTAGCAGTTGCCATGCCGCTCAGAGGAAACGGCATGTCTCGAAGAAAAAGTTTTATGTACGGGCAAGCATCCGGGTTGGTGGAGCCGATATCGGCAGTGATTGGTGTACTTGCAGTTACGTTTATTGAACCAATGCTTCCATATGCATTAAGTTTCGCCGCCGGAGCGATGATCTTCGTTGTGGTGGAAGAGGTAGTACCGAGTTCCCAGGAAAACGGGTACAAAGATTTGGCATCCTTAACACTTATGGTCGGATTTACAGTTATGATGATTTTAGATGTAGCTTTAGGTTAA